From the genome of Nicotiana sylvestris chromosome 2, ASM39365v2, whole genome shotgun sequence, one region includes:
- the LOC104221427 gene encoding uncharacterized protein, producing MASTYYQYVFTVVLIILYVASIATADSIQGCGGFVEASSELIKSRKSSDPKLDYSNIIVELRTLDGLVKERTHCAPNGYYFIPVYDKGSFLIKVNGPEGWSWDPKQVPIAIDHTGCNGNEDINFRFTGFTVSGRIVGNVGGESCFLKDGGPSNVKVELLSPAGDVVSSALSTPRGIYSFTNIIPGKYRLRASRHDLNVQVRGSAEIELGFENRIVEDFFFVPGYDIRGSVVAQGNPILGVHIYLYSDDVTNVDCPKGSKYSSGDLGLKEALCHNVTDANGIFSLKSLPCGVYKLLPFYKGENTVFDVSPSSMSISVQHDHVIVPEKFQVTGFSVGGRVVDGDGNGIEGAEILVDGQKRSITDKEGYYKLDQVTSKQYTIEAKKARYRFERLVDFLVLPNMASISDIKAASYDVCGAVQTVSSEFKAKVALTHGPQNVKPQVKLTDESGHFCFEVPPGEYRLSAIPAKLENAPELLFSPSHIDVSVRSPLLDIKFYQAQVSIHGSVVCKERCDSSVSLTLLRLDGKSKDEKKTIGLANESNEFFFSNVLPGKYRVEVKNNYPISSGEDKWCWEQSFINLEVGTEDVKGVDFVQKGFWVNIISSHDVDGLLTQPDGSRMNLNIKKGSQHVCVESPGAHELSFPNSCISFGSSSVIFDTSSLSPIYLKGESYILKGHIHVESSSFSSIEGLPDNIPLDVLDSEGSVVGGLTSKRVPNGVDQSSAAVYEFSMWATAGGKFTFVPRDARDDGGKKILFYPRQQHVAVTQDGCQSSIPPFAGRLGMYIEGSVSPPLDDVVVKIIAAGDSQSAPLKRDELALETTTGTDGSFVAGPLYDDISYSIEASKPGYHVKKVGPHSFSCQKLGQILVRIYSREDANEPFPSVLLSLSGEDGYRNNTVTGVGGIFVFGDLFPGSFYLRPLLKEYAFSPPAEAIELGSGESREVVFHATRVAYSAMGVVTLLSGQPKEGVSVEARAESKGFYEETVTDSTGFYRLRGLLPDTTYVIKVAKKVAYGGSMIERASPQSMTVQVRAEDYKGLDFIVFEQPERTILSGHVEGHKIKEFNSHLQVEIKSASDPLKIEYNFPLPLSNFFQVKDLPKGKHLVQLRSSLPKSTHRFESEVIEVDLEKHTQIHVGPLKYKIDFNHQKQELAPAPVYPLFVGVSVIALFIGMPRLKDLYQTMMGMSASVSAATKKDVKRPIVRKKTY from the exons ATGGCATCCACCTACTATCAATATGTCTTCACAGTCGTATTGATTATTCTCTATGTTGCATCCATTGCCACTGCTGATTCAATTCAAGGATGTGGCGGATTTGTTGAG GCGAGTTCGGAACTGATCAAGTCAAGGAAGTCAAGCGATCCGAAATTAGATTATTCTAATATCATT GTTGAGCTTCGCACATTGGATGGTTTGGTGAAGGAAAGAACACATTGTGCACCTAATGGCTATTACTTCATTCCAGTGTATGATAAG GGTTCTTTCTTGATCAAAGTCAATGGACCGGAGGGATGGTCGTGGGATCCTAAACAA GTACCTATTGCAATTGATCATACTGGTTGCAATGGCAATGAAGATATAAATTTTCGGTTCACGGG GTTTACTGTATCTGGACGAATTGTAGGAAATGTCGGCGGGGAGAGTTGCTTTCTGAAAGATGGAGGCCCATCAAACGTGAAGGTTGAGCTTTTATCTCCCGCAGGTGATGTTGTGTCTTCTGCATTATCAACACCCAGAGGAATATACTCCTTCACGAACATTATTCCCG GGAAGTACAGATTACGTGCATCTCGTCACGACTTGAATGTTCAAGTTAGAGGATCTGCTGAG ATTGAGTTGGGTTTCGAAAATAGGATAGTGGAAGACTTCTTCTTTGTCCCTGGTTATGATATTCGTGGATCTGTGGTTGCTCAG GGAAATCCCATATTGGGAGTTCATATCTATTTATATTCGGATGATGTCACAAATGTTGATTGCCCCAAGGGCTCTAAATATTCATCTGGTGATCTAGGACTGAAAGAAGCACTTTGCCACAATGTGACAGATGCTAATGGAATCTTCTCATTAAAATCCCTTCCTTGTG GGGTTTACAAGCTTTTACCCTTCTACAAGGGTGAAAACACAGTTTTTGATGTTTCACCTTCTTCAATGTCAATATCGGTTCAGCATGACCATGTTATAGTGCCAGAAAAGTTTCAG gtCACTGGATTTTCTGTTGGGGGTCGTGTGGTGGATGGAGATGGTAATGGAATTGAGGGTGCAGAAATTTTAGTTGATGGACAGAAAAGATCTATCACCGACAAAGAAGGATATTACAAGCTTGACCAG GTTACGTCTAAACAATACACAATAGAAGCAAAGAAGGCGCGCTACAGATTTGAGCGGCTCGTTGACTTTTTG GTATTGCCTAATATGGCTTCAATCTCTGACATCAAAGCTGCATCATATGATGTATGTGGTGCTGTGCAAAcagttagttctgaattcaaggCGAAG GTAGCTCTGACTCATGGCCCGCAAAATGTTAAACCTCAAGTGAAACTTACTGATGAGAGTGGCCATTTTTGCTTTGAG GTTCCTCCTGGTGAATATCGCTTATCTGCCATTCCAGCAAAACTTGAGAACGCTCCAGAGCTTCTGTTTTCTCCTTCTCATATTGATGTCTCAGTTAGGAGTCCGTTATTGGATATCAAATTTTATCAG gCACAAGTTAGTATACATGGCTCTGTTGTCTGTAAAGAGAGATGTGATTCTTCAGTTTCTCTTACTCTTCTGCGCTTGGATGGGAAAAGTAAAGATGAAAAGAAGACAATTGGTTTGGCAAATGAGAGTAATGAGTTTTTCTTCTCAAATGTTCTCCCTGGCAAATACAGGGTCGAG GTAAAAAACAATTATCCAATATCATCAGGAGAAGATAAATGGTGCTGGGAGCAGAGTTTTATCAATTTGGAAGTTGGCACTGAGGATGTTAAAGGGGTAGATTTTGTTCAAAAAGGATTCTGGGTCAACATAATCTCAAGCCATGATGTGGATGGTTTGCTGACTCAACCAGATGGTTCTAGAATGAACTTGAACATCAAG AAAGGTTCTCAACACGTGTGTGTAGAATCTCCAGGAGCGCATGAACTGAGCTTTCCAAATTCATGTATTTCATTTGGGAGTTCCTCTGTGATATTTGACACATCTAGCCTATCT CCTATCTATTTGAAAGGGGAGAGCTATATTTTGAAGGGTCATATCCATGTTGAATCAAGCTCATTTAGTAGCATTGAGGGCTTGCCAGATAATATACCACTGGATGTTTTGGACAGTGAAGGTTCTGTTGTTGGTGGTCTAACGTCAAAACGTGTGCCTAATGGAGTTGATCAATCGAGTGCGGCAGTCTATGAATTTTCCATGTGGGCTACTGCGGGGGGGAAATTTACTTTTGTTCCTCGAGATGCGAG GGATGATGGCGGAAAAAAGATATTATTTTATCCCAGACAGCAGCAT GTTGCCGTGACGCAAGATGGCTGCCAATCTTCAATTCCTCCTTTTGCTGGTCGTCTTGGGATGTATATAGAAGGATCAGTTTCTCCCCCTCTCGATGATGTCGTCGTCAAAATAATTGCTGCAGGAGACAGCCAAAGTGCTCCACTTAAGCGAGACGAATTAGCACTTGAAACTACCACAGGGACAGATGGCTCGTTTGTTGCAGGGCCTCTATATGATGATATAAGTTATAGCATTGAAGCTTCAAAG CCTGGTTATCATGTAAAGAAAGTCGGACCTCATTCCTTTTCTTGTCAAAAACTGGGCCAAATTTTAGTGCGTATATATTCTAGAGAAGATGCAAACGAGCCTTTTCCATCAGTTCTCTTATCATTAAGTGGAGAAGATGGTTACAGGAACAATACGGTAACAGGTGTTGGTGGGATTTTCGTGTTTGGTGACTTGTTTCCAGGGAGTTTCTATCTCCGACCTTTGCTTAAG GAATATGCTTTCTCCCCTCCAGCAGAGGCAATTGAACTTGGTTCTGGAGAGTCAAGGGAAGTTGTCTTTCATGCAACCCGCGTTGCATACAG TGCCATGGGAGTAGTTACGCTCTTGTCCGGTCAACCAAAAGAAGGTGTTTCAGTAGAAGCTCGAGCGGAGTCAAAAGGCTTTTATGAGGAGACAGTAACAGATTCAACAGGATTTTATCGATTGAGAGGACTCCTACCTGACACTACTTATGTGATCAAAGTAGCAAAGAAAGTTGCCTATGGTGGATCTATGATCGAGCGTGCATCTCCTCAGTCTATGACCGTTCAG GTTAGGGCTGAGGATTATAAGGGATTGGATTTTATAGTATTTGAACAGCCAGAGAGGACCATTTTAAGTGGCCATGTTGAAGGGCATAAAATCAAAGAATTTAATTCACATCTCCAGGTGGAAATCAAGTCTGCCTCTGACCCGCTGAAGATTGAATACAACTTCCCACTGCCTCTCTCAAACTTTTTCCAGGTGAAGGACTTGCCGAAGGGTAAGCACCTTGTGCAGCTGAGATCATCTCTGCCTAAAAGTACCCACAGATTTGAATCAGAAGTTATTGAGGTTGATTTAGAGAAACATACCCAAATTCATGTGGGCCCACTCAAGTACAAAATCGATTTCAATCACCAGAAACAG GAATTAGCCCCGGCTCCTGTATATCCTCTGTTTGTTGGAGTTTCTGTGATTGCGCTTTTCATTGGCATGCCAAG ATTGAAGGATTTATACCAAACCATGATGGGAATGTCTGCATCAGTATCAGCTGCAACTAAGAAAGATGTGAAAAGACCAATTGTGAGAAAGAAAACATACTGA